Proteins encoded together in one Amphritea japonica ATCC BAA-1530 window:
- a CDS encoding homoserine kinase has protein sequence MSVYTPVTQAQLEKYLQHYAVGKLISFKGIEAGVENTNYFVTTSEGEYVLTLVESVDISQLPFILDYIEQLSGQGIACAKPIHMQDSKLYGQLNDRPAVLMSRLSGSPLESPTDQQSSVIGLTLARMHQVSEKLSNEKQVHIHQWCTELSSQLMPRLAETEKQTLQHNLQDAGNIAWETLPSGPVHADLFPDNALFDGDRLCGLIDFYHACSAPYLYDLCVTLNAWCYDESAAQYDFNKALLILDSYQSVRPLNNDEQKSFSAMLQVAALRFWLSRLRDTHFPKEGQVVTRKDPAGKQQLLELLGESQTLQLAG, from the coding sequence ATGTCTGTTTACACCCCGGTTACCCAGGCACAATTAGAAAAATATCTGCAGCACTATGCCGTAGGTAAGCTGATTAGTTTTAAGGGCATAGAAGCCGGGGTGGAAAACACTAATTATTTTGTCACTACCAGCGAAGGTGAATACGTTTTAACGCTGGTAGAGTCGGTAGATATCAGCCAGCTGCCGTTTATTCTTGATTATATTGAACAATTATCTGGACAAGGTATCGCCTGCGCCAAGCCGATACACATGCAAGATAGCAAACTATACGGGCAACTTAATGATCGCCCTGCCGTTCTGATGTCACGCCTCTCAGGCAGCCCCCTGGAGTCGCCCACAGACCAGCAGTCCAGTGTCATCGGTTTAACATTGGCACGGATGCACCAGGTATCAGAGAAGCTGAGCAACGAAAAACAGGTTCATATCCATCAATGGTGTACTGAGCTGAGTTCGCAGCTTATGCCTCGATTAGCTGAAACTGAAAAACAAACCCTGCAGCACAATCTTCAGGATGCCGGAAACATTGCCTGGGAAACACTCCCCAGTGGGCCGGTCCATGCCGATCTGTTTCCTGATAACGCCTTATTTGATGGCGATCGACTCTGTGGTCTGATCGATTTCTATCACGCCTGCTCAGCCCCCTATCTATATGACCTTTGCGTCACCCTGAACGCCTGGTGTTATGACGAATCAGCTGCACAGTATGATTTCAATAAAGCGCTGCTGATACTGGACAGCTATCAAAGTGTTCGACCTCTGAACAACGATGAGCAAAAAAGCTTCAGCGCGATGCTGCAGGTAGCAGCATTACGCTTCTGGTTGTCCCGACTTAGAGATACCCATTTTCCCAAAGAGGGCCAGGTGGTTACCCGAAAAGACCCGGCCGGAAAACAACAATTACTGGAATTATTAGGAGAAAGCCAGACTCTTCAACTGGCAGGCTGA
- a CDS encoding TraB/GumN family protein yields the protein MSLLPWMLRVFTLVIVSFITTTANAGSSVWKITSADKTLYLGGTVHMLRQSDYPLPSQFNQAYAEADKLVFETDLAQLQNPGVQQRMQQAVRYADKGGLRQRVSPVLYQRIDKVWQQYGLPGDLLNGLRPSGVIITLTMLNLKQIGVDAQGIDDFFHSRAIRDGKPVGGMETADQQISFLGAMGEGDEERFMAMSLDELEQSGDFIDELIGAWRRGSLVDLDRLMVADMRRDFPEQYRTLLADRNEAWIPQIETMLKDQPVEFVLVGSGHLAGEDGLLRQLKQRGYRIELLH from the coding sequence ATGAGTTTGTTACCTTGGATGTTAAGAGTCTTTACGCTGGTTATTGTTTCATTTATCACTACGACAGCCAATGCAGGCAGTAGTGTTTGGAAGATCACCTCCGCAGATAAAACGCTTTATCTTGGCGGTACGGTGCATATGTTACGCCAGAGTGATTACCCATTGCCTTCTCAGTTTAATCAGGCTTATGCAGAGGCAGATAAACTTGTTTTTGAAACTGATCTGGCGCAGCTTCAAAATCCGGGTGTACAACAACGGATGCAGCAAGCGGTCAGGTATGCTGATAAAGGGGGGTTGCGGCAACGGGTGTCCCCTGTGCTTTATCAACGAATTGATAAGGTCTGGCAACAGTATGGCCTTCCCGGTGACTTATTGAACGGTCTGCGCCCGTCCGGCGTTATTATTACTCTGACGATGCTTAACCTAAAACAGATCGGGGTTGATGCTCAGGGGATCGACGACTTTTTTCACTCGCGGGCAATTCGGGACGGGAAGCCAGTCGGGGGAATGGAAACTGCCGATCAGCAAATCAGCTTTCTCGGGGCGATGGGCGAGGGAGATGAAGAGCGCTTTATGGCGATGTCGCTGGATGAATTAGAGCAGTCTGGAGATTTCATTGATGAGCTGATTGGCGCCTGGCGACGAGGAAGCCTGGTGGATCTGGATCGCTTGATGGTGGCGGATATGCGTCGGGATTTTCCTGAGCAATATCGTACCTTATTGGCTGATAGGAATGAGGCCTGGATACCCCAGATAGAAACGATGTTAAAAGACCAGCCGGTTGAGTTTGTGTTGGTAGGAAGTGGCCATCTGGCTGGAGAAGATGGCCTGTTGAGACAATTGAAGCAGCGTGGTTATCGGATTGAATTGCTGCATTGA
- a CDS encoding antibiotic biosynthesis monooxygenase family protein produces the protein MYAVIFRARIAQLDDEYSMMAARMRDLAIQEYGCREFTAVTEGRNEIAISYWDSKEQIRKWKENVEHCEAQDKGRKRWYASYTVQVVEVLREYSA, from the coding sequence ATGTATGCGGTAATTTTCCGGGCCAGAATTGCACAGTTGGATGATGAGTACAGCATGATGGCAGCCAGGATGCGGGATCTGGCAATACAGGAGTACGGGTGCCGGGAATTTACAGCGGTAACTGAAGGGCGTAATGAGATTGCGATCTCGTACTGGGATAGTAAAGAGCAGATTCGAAAATGGAAAGAAAACGTTGAGCATTGCGAGGCCCAGGATAAGGGGCGAAAGCGATGGTATGCCTCTTATACCGTTCAGGTTGTTGAAGTTCTGCGAGAGTACAGCGCGTGA
- a CDS encoding ectoine synthase — protein MIVRDLKSAEQSNRRIVSPDGNWESTRMLLKDDQMGFSFHITTIYKDADFQMHYQNHLESVYCISGEGEVETLADGKKYPIKPGTLYILDKHDKHILRAVEEMQMACVFNPPLNGKEVHNTEGAYELDAEAV, from the coding sequence ATGATCGTTCGTGATTTAAAATCGGCAGAGCAAAGTAATCGTCGAATTGTTTCCCCTGATGGAAATTGGGAGAGTACCCGGATGCTACTTAAAGATGACCAGATGGGTTTCTCCTTTCATATTACTACTATTTATAAAGATGCTGATTTTCAGATGCATTACCAGAATCATCTTGAGTCTGTTTACTGTATATCAGGTGAAGGTGAGGTAGAAACTTTAGCTGACGGCAAGAAATATCCGATTAAGCCGGGTACGCTCTATATTCTCGATAAACATGATAAGCACATTCTGCGTGCCGTTGAAGAGATGCAGATGGCCTGTGTGTTCAATCCTCCACTGAACGGGAAAGAGGTTCATAATACCGAGGGTGCATATGAACTGGACGCTGAGGCAGTCTGA
- the ectB gene encoding diaminobutyrate--2-oxoglutarate transaminase: MKIFEEIESEVQSYARSFPRIFNKAQGEFLYDEDGNQYLDFLAGAGTLNYGHNNPIFKETLLDYIHSDGITHGLDLHTKAKGEFMEAFNEKILKPRDLNYVMQFTGPTGTNAVEAALKLARNITGRENVISFTNGFHGVSMGALAATGNSHHRGAAGVSLSGVSRMPYDGYLGDDIDTTVYLDKVLSDSSSGIDLPAAVIVETVQGEGGINVADIEWLKNLDLVCKKHKVLLIVDDIQAGCGRTGTYFSFEEAGIKPDIVTLSKSLGGYGLPFAVVLFKPELDQWKPGEHNGTFRGNNFAFVTAKAAIDHYWSDDAFSKEILAKGRYVSDRLTEIVEQYGDGNFTTRGRGMFQGINCVNGELAGKITKKAFKNGLIIETSGADDHVVKLFCPLVIDMKNLAKGIDIIEEAIKEVCAKEDSIPEQKKYFDPIDLAS, encoded by the coding sequence ATGAAAATCTTTGAAGAGATTGAATCGGAAGTTCAATCCTATGCTCGTTCGTTTCCTCGAATCTTTAACAAAGCCCAAGGGGAATTTCTGTATGACGAGGATGGTAATCAATACCTTGATTTTCTGGCAGGTGCCGGGACGCTGAATTACGGTCATAACAATCCAATTTTTAAGGAAACGCTACTGGATTACATCCATAGCGATGGCATCACTCATGGTCTTGATCTGCATACCAAGGCAAAAGGTGAGTTTATGGAGGCTTTTAATGAAAAAATCCTTAAGCCCCGGGATCTTAATTATGTGATGCAATTTACAGGGCCTACCGGTACCAATGCTGTAGAGGCTGCGTTGAAGCTGGCTCGAAATATTACCGGACGTGAAAATGTCATCAGTTTCACGAATGGATTTCATGGTGTGAGTATGGGTGCGCTTGCTGCTACCGGTAACTCTCATCACCGTGGTGCAGCAGGGGTCAGTCTTAGTGGTGTTAGTCGAATGCCTTATGACGGATACCTGGGCGATGATATTGATACAACGGTTTATCTGGATAAAGTTCTCAGTGATTCCAGTAGCGGTATCGACCTGCCAGCCGCTGTCATTGTGGAAACGGTTCAGGGTGAAGGGGGTATCAATGTTGCTGATATAGAGTGGCTGAAGAACCTGGATCTGGTCTGCAAAAAGCACAAAGTGTTACTGATAGTTGATGATATTCAGGCGGGTTGTGGTCGTACTGGTACTTATTTTAGTTTTGAAGAAGCTGGAATTAAGCCAGACATCGTCACGCTCTCAAAATCATTAGGCGGATACGGGCTGCCGTTCGCTGTTGTTCTATTCAAACCGGAGCTGGATCAGTGGAAGCCGGGAGAACACAACGGTACTTTCCGGGGTAATAATTTTGCTTTTGTGACTGCCAAGGCAGCGATTGATCATTATTGGTCTGATGATGCATTCAGCAAAGAGATTCTGGCTAAAGGTCGTTATGTGTCAGATAGGCTTACAGAGATCGTGGAACAATACGGTGACGGTAACTTCACCACCCGTGGTCGCGGTATGTTTCAGGGCATCAATTGTGTCAACGGAGAGCTGGCTGGAAAAATCACTAAGAAAGCGTTCAAGAATGGTTTGATTATCGAAACAAGTGGTGCGGATGATCATGTTGTGAAGCTTTTTTGTCCTCTGGTAATCGATATGAAAAACCTGGCTAAAGGTATCGATATCATCGAGGAAGCGATCAAAGAAGTGTGCGCTAAAGAGGATTCAATTCCGGAGCAGAAGAAGTATTTTGATCCGATAGATCTTGCCAGCTGA
- the ectA gene encoding diaminobutyrate acetyltransferase, translated as MNTSGVVLRKPIDEDGQSVHQLITQTPELDSNSCYCNLLQCGHFSDTSIIAEQQGVVLGFISGYLKPTQPQTLFIWQVAVSSAARGQGLGSRMLQQLLDRKESASVTHLETTITETNDASWALFKRLAENFDAPLERSVMFDRVTHFNDEHDSELLARIGPLAR; from the coding sequence ATGAATACTTCAGGCGTAGTTTTACGCAAACCCATCGATGAAGATGGGCAGTCGGTACATCAGCTTATTACCCAAACGCCGGAATTAGATAGTAATTCCTGCTATTGCAACTTACTGCAATGCGGTCATTTTTCAGACACCTCTATTATCGCTGAGCAGCAAGGCGTTGTTTTAGGCTTTATCAGTGGATACCTAAAGCCGACTCAACCTCAAACATTATTTATATGGCAAGTTGCTGTTAGCTCAGCTGCCCGGGGGCAAGGGCTTGGTAGTCGTATGCTTCAGCAGCTACTGGATCGAAAAGAAAGCGCCTCAGTTACTCACCTTGAAACCACTATTACTGAAACTAACGATGCTTCATGGGCATTGTTTAAGCGTTTGGCAGAGAATTTTGATGCGCCTCTGGAGCGCTCTGTCATGTTCGATCGGGTAACTCATTTTAACGACGAGCATGATTCAGAACTGCTTGCCAGAATCGGCCCTTTAGCACGCTAA
- a CDS encoding MarR family winged helix-turn-helix transcriptional regulator, protein MENSQKALVLLRQIIRSTDMQDKEISRRTGLTPAQLMVMQTLRESLQLTTGELAKEMALTQATVTSILDRLEKKDLIARQRGTEDKRKVWLSLTDDGVELMKGAPTTQQDLFVRHFEDIQNWEQSMVVASLERVAFMLNAQHLDAAPVLDIGQLDRAQNEHSKN, encoded by the coding sequence ATGGAAAATAGCCAGAAAGCACTCGTACTACTGCGACAGATCATTCGATCCACCGACATGCAGGACAAAGAAATCAGTCGCAGAACAGGGCTCACACCAGCACAACTAATGGTTATGCAAACACTGCGGGAGAGCTTACAACTGACGACGGGGGAACTGGCTAAAGAGATGGCATTAACGCAGGCCACCGTTACCAGCATTCTGGATCGGCTTGAGAAGAAAGACCTTATTGCCAGACAACGGGGCACAGAAGATAAACGGAAGGTGTGGCTAAGTCTCACTGACGACGGGGTTGAGTTGATGAAAGGCGCACCCACAACTCAACAGGATCTATTTGTACGTCACTTTGAAGATATACAGAACTGGGAACAGTCAATGGTTGTAGCAAGCCTGGAGCGGGTCGCTTTTATGCTCAACGCACAACATCTGGATGCTGCCCCTGTTTTGGATATAGGCCAGCTGGACCGCGCGCAAAATGAGCATTCGAAGAACTAA
- the alr gene encoding alanine racemase, whose translation MSRAAKITVDLDAIRHNYRLARSLNPEGNAAAIIKADGYGHGAVVIAKALESEADAFGVACIEEGVELIEAGIKKPVLLLEGFFEANELEYISDNDMWCAVHSLPQIEQIATATLSKPITVWLKMNSGMNRLGIHPDDYQAAYERLKQLDNVANVVLMTHFACADELEKSETEAQLATFNRAAEGIDAPASMANSAGVLAWSDSRRDWMRPGIMLYGATPFPESQENADQLISAMTLTSEIIAVRNVQPGESVGYGSHFCADKLTRVATVALGYADGYPRHAVTGTPVWVNGQRSRIIGRVSMDMLTIDLTELPDADVGTEVEFWGKNLPAAEVAPYCGTIPYTLFTGITRRVHKRYINQ comes from the coding sequence ATGAGTCGTGCAGCAAAAATAACGGTTGATCTGGATGCCATTCGTCATAATTATCGATTGGCTCGTTCCCTTAATCCAGAAGGGAATGCGGCGGCGATCATCAAGGCTGATGGCTATGGCCATGGCGCGGTTGTGATCGCTAAAGCATTAGAGTCTGAAGCAGATGCTTTTGGTGTTGCTTGTATCGAAGAAGGGGTTGAACTAATAGAAGCGGGAATTAAAAAGCCTGTTTTGCTGCTGGAAGGCTTTTTTGAGGCGAATGAGCTTGAGTACATTAGCGATAATGACATGTGGTGTGCTGTTCACAGTCTGCCCCAGATAGAACAGATCGCTACCGCTACCCTGAGTAAGCCTATAACTGTTTGGTTGAAAATGAACTCCGGGATGAATCGTCTCGGGATTCATCCCGATGACTATCAGGCAGCCTATGAGCGTCTGAAACAACTGGATAATGTTGCTAACGTGGTGTTAATGACACACTTTGCCTGTGCGGATGAACTTGAAAAAAGTGAAACAGAAGCGCAATTGGCCACCTTTAACCGGGCGGCTGAAGGTATAGATGCGCCAGCTAGTATGGCAAATTCTGCGGGCGTTCTGGCCTGGTCTGATTCTCGTCGTGACTGGATGCGTCCAGGCATTATGCTCTATGGCGCTACGCCGTTTCCTGAATCACAGGAGAATGCGGATCAACTGATATCAGCTATGACGCTTACCTCCGAAATTATTGCGGTACGCAATGTTCAGCCGGGTGAGTCTGTTGGCTATGGGAGTCATTTCTGTGCCGATAAGCTGACCCGTGTTGCCACGGTAGCTTTAGGCTATGCGGATGGGTACCCACGTCATGCGGTTACCGGTACTCCGGTATGGGTGAACGGCCAACGTTCGCGGATTATCGGCAGAGTATCGATGGATATGCTGACGATTGATCTGACCGAACTGCCGGATGCAGATGTTGGTACTGAGGTGGAGTTTTGGGGTAAGAACTTGCCTGCGGCAGAAGTGGCACCTTACTGTGGAACCATTCCCTATACTCTGTTTACCGGTATTACCCGTCGGGTACATAAGCGTTATATCAATCAGTGA
- a CDS encoding RidA family protein has protein sequence MPTKTIIATENAPSAIGTYSQAVKVDNTVYMSGQIPLVPATMEMVTESFEAQAVQVFENMKAVAEAAGGSMNDLVKVTILLTDLANFGTVNDVMSRYFDQPYPARAAYAVKALPKDADIEVEAVMVVS, from the coding sequence ATGCCAACTAAGACAATTATCGCAACTGAAAACGCACCATCTGCAATCGGCACCTATTCACAAGCTGTGAAAGTAGATAACACAGTTTATATGTCGGGTCAGATTCCTTTGGTACCGGCAACGATGGAGATGGTGACCGAGTCTTTTGAGGCTCAGGCCGTTCAGGTTTTCGAAAATATGAAAGCGGTTGCTGAGGCGGCAGGTGGTTCAATGAACGACCTGGTTAAGGTGACTATTCTGCTAACTGATCTGGCTAACTTTGGCACGGTTAATGACGTGATGTCGCGCTATTTTGATCAGCCTTATCCTGCCCGTGCTGCATACGCAGTAAAGGCATTGCCAAAGGATGCTGATATTGAAGTCGAAGCGGTAATGGTTGTTAGCTAA